The Cicer arietinum cultivar CDC Frontier isolate Library 1 chromosome 1, Cicar.CDCFrontier_v2.0, whole genome shotgun sequence genome contains the following window.
tcttttaggaatttttaaattagaacatttacaattcaatcCTTCTTCCTTGTAAATGGACATTGCTACTTCAGTAGCTAGTGGGTCGGTAGTACCCAATTGCCTTTGCTAATAGTGGGTCGGTAGTACCCAATTGCCTTTGCTAAAGTGTTTTATGATCAACTTAAGGGTAGTCGAGTTATCAATGTTGATAACTCTTGTTATGTTATTTAACTTATgtaatttacatttaaaataaagaagCTTGATTTTGGGAGCCATCGTTTTCAAAGATGTTCTTGCAAGTTtactttaaatgattttttaaaaatgttttattgaaaaaagataaaattactaTGAAAATCAAGGCCGACTTTAGTATAAGATACACGACTCCAAAGTTACATAGGGCGGTTACATAAGGCGTGATGTCTGAGAAGTTTTTAGATTTTccatttatttttgaaaagattaaagaagaatGAAAGAGAGAGCTTTTAACAGCTAGAAAGGAATCTTCTTCCGAGACCTTTTCTCCTAGGAAGATGGGGTATTGTGGTAAGCTTCGAAGAATAGCTCGCAAGAGTACTTTGACGACTTGTAGCCTCGTGCTGAAGAAGAAGCTGAGATCACTAATTAGAGGGAATCTTTCGGGGATAAATTGTTCTTGCTTTAGGGCCTTATATTTTATGTATCAGAAATAAGTGTTGAACTTTTTATATTTGACTTATTGATTTAGGGTGACTTATTgacttattatttaaaatttgagaatttagttttgaataaattgttatatgGGTTCTTCTAGTTCCATGTCTTACGTTTCTTATActctcaaaatatttttgattggaaactaaaacaaaaaattttagAGAAGGACATCtagaattattttaataataaattattttttaaaaattgattatatttttggattttagtcatttgaaataatgtgtTAAAAAGTTAGATGTTATAGCTAATCTCGATGTTCATACAACATTGGTGaacaaaagtataatttttgttaaatccTTATATTGCACAGAAAAATTATCCCTTCACACAATAAAACATGTCTCTTTAATAGAAATCACCTATTTgtccatattttttttctatctttaCCTTCTGTTTAAATATCACCTCGTGATATTGCAATAAGACTTAgatattgaatttgaaatttttttccaCTAACACCTATAAATAGCGTGatgaaaatttttattttactaattgatGAAAGTTAATTTAGATAATTCATGGGTTTGTGATGGTAATTTGATATTGTGGTAAAAGTTTAATTTGAAGATAAGAGCTAAGTTTTTCCATTTCAATATATCAAATGACTCAATCACCACAATCTATTTTGACagctattattattaattagaaGTCTATTAGACTTGAGTTTATGCTGattaaatccaaacaaaaaccAGTGGTTTTTGACCTCAATCTGACTTTCGTTGAACAGGAAAAAATTGATCAAACGAAGACTATTAATAGCATGGTCCTAACGTCTAAATGCGATAAGTATTGTTCAATGTTCTATCGATATTTTTGACGAGGCAGCATGACTCATGAGTCATAAGTCATGACTCACCTTGACCCATTCTAATTGCGCACATCTAGTTTCCTGAGACCTTTTGAAGGTATGTATGGTGATTCTAGTGAAACGCCACGCcaattcaaacttttttttggtaaagcaatattttcttctttatataagttgttttcagaTTGATAAACTTTATTCCGTGAAAAAGATGGAAAAACAGTTGGTCGATATAATATCATAAGTTCCTGTACGTActctaattttttgtttttttgtgatACTTTTTCTTAATGATAATAATTGGTGTTTGTAAAATCAGAAATAGATCATTACCATTTCAAACAATTTTATGCTCGTTCACATCAACATTCCCATGAGCCATCCACAACTTTTGAGCTCAACAAGATTTCACCTTTTTAATAAAATCCAATGGTTACCGATAAAACCGCCCCGTGACGACGATCTCTTCTGTTGTTTAGAATCTTTGTGGGTCattataataatcaaattaaaatgtttatttcaaatcaataaaaaaaataaaactcatgAGTCAAAAGCCAACCACAACGAGACaatgacttttttttatataaatgaataaaattttacCAACTAATCACACACCCACCTGAAATCTTAAACCTCTCTCTCTCTAACTCACTCACACACACTTCACTAACAAATAAAGTAACctttttttataatcttttttacATGGATGATCATCGAAACACAACCCCAAACGCTATTGGACTTTGTCTCCTCCCACAAGAACTAATCCAAAACATCTTCCTTTCCCTCGTTTTACCGGAGATCATTCGTTTGAAACTCGTCAACAAATCCTTCTCAACGATAATCTCCGATCACACTTTCGTTCGTCAGTGTAACTCTCTTTCCACCTCCACCACGTGGCTCTTTGTCTACAAGAAACGCTGGCTACGCGACGCTGTTCTTCACGCGTTCACCGATCGGAGCTCCGATCGATGGTTCCGGATCCCCATAGCAGAGCTTCTCAAGCCTGTTGACTTTCACGGCGAGGATCTTTACTTTCTTGCAGCTTCCGCTAACGTTTTTCTCTTCGCCTCCAACAACGTTCGTGAGGTCGTCGCCGTTAATTTAGTCGCCGTCACCGTTAAAAGGATCCCTCCTTCCCCGTTAGGTCCACGTGGCACTTCTTCTTGGAGGAGATCCGGAATGAAGCTTGTAACCGACCCGTCCGGATCGGGTCATTTCCGTTTTTATTTCGCGGAATTTGTTGGGAACCGACCTGTTTTGTTTGTGTACGATTCGATAACTGACACGTGGAAGTCGACGGAAGCTGAAGAAAAAGGAGGCGATGGTGTTTTGCCACGTGGAGGAGTTCACGTGTTTCTCAGCGTTGTTCATGGTCCCAGAGAGAGTGTTTTGGTTGCGTCAATGCCTGAATGTGACGCACCTGTTGTTCTACGGCCACGATTTAATGATGCTGGGGGATTAACCGTTGGATTCAACTGGGGGAACATGATTGATAGGTTACACGTGTACGGTGATGGGTACACGATGATTGTGAAATCGGAGGGGGACATTGGGAATAGGAGGAGCGTGAGAGTGTTGAAAGGAGTGGAATTATGGGGGCTAAGTTTAGACGGAAGGAAGTGGGAGTTTGTTTCATCTGTTCCTGGGGACGTGATGAGAGTGATTGAGAAGCCTTATGGAGTAATGATGGGTTGTTTAGAGGAGAAAAATGGAATTATTAGGGCCGCTTTGGTGTCTAATTGTGAAGGTTTTTGGGACATGTTGTTGCTCTCTTTTGATACCAAATCGAACCGTTGGAACTGGATGCCACTACCCGATTGCAAAATGAAGGGTTGGAACTTGGCTGGAATAAGCTTCTCTGCTGGACTTACTTTGCCTTAATCCAGACAAGCACTGTCATCTCAACCTTTCCCTCCCTTTCTCTCTTTCTCCATCTATATGTGTTCTCTCATGATTTTCTCCCCAATTTAAACATTattctctcttttattttagtACAAAAATTATCTTTACGAAAGTAAATAATCCAAACCAGCACCAATCCAACACTCTCAAAATTTGCAAAATAGGATCCCATCTCAGAAATCGTTGAACGCCGAATTTATACATAGTTTTCTGCTCCTTTATTAGAGTATTATTACGCGTGCCATTTGTACATTTGATAAGTAAAAGAtctgaaaataaaaatgtatttgcTATGTAAAGTATTGATCAAGCGACTACAAGTATCGGTTCATCGTGATTACAATTATaacaccttttattttatttgtatattgtcTAAGCTGCATGATTAATCCACGAAAAGTGGGACGGTATAGGCCAATTTGAGCGGTCGAGTTTAAAAGTACCACTCCGCTCTATCACATGGCGGGGTTGATgagatttttctatttttaagttcacaataaaaataacaatattgcTACCAACACCCCCCAAATTGCTATTCACACccctcaaaattaaaaaaaaaatcaaaatgccCAAAATGCCCTTCCCtttatttcatcttcttcataacatcttcttcctcttcattctaCATTTCTGCATTTTCATTGTTGTTCATTCTATCATCATCAATCAGCATCCACCAttttcatcaatcatcatcCACTGttttcatcaatcatcatctaccattttcatcaaacatcttcatcaatcatcaACCAAGTTCATCAAGTTATTATCATTGTTGTGAATCAAGTAAGtaataattattctttgtttttgttgtgttatattgttttgttttatctatTTAAGAATACAATGCCTGAAAATTTAAGGAAAGTAGTTTCCATTTTTGATGAAGAAGACAACCTTCGTTGCCCTAAACCCaaaaacgtacgtgaactcagttcacgtacgcaaagtagttttcaaaaatccagaaacgtacgtgaactcagttcacgtacgtgaaaataatttcaaaatccaaactatacgtgaactcagttcacgtatgtgtACGTCAATTGAAATTACGTACctttacgtgaattgagttcacgtaaatgaaggaattcagttcacgttcacatacgtgaactgagttcacgtaaggTTTGAcattcagttcacgtacgtgaactgaattcacgtacTTTCTGAATTTTTGAACTGCTTctgtttacatttttttaaatgattttcgtTTTGCAGATATGGTGCGCACCTATGTCTACTGACAGAGAGGGCCGTGTTATACTTAACGAGGGCACTTCTAATGCGGAGTCTAATGCGGACGGTCATTGTATTAGGCCAACTGCTTCTGCAAGGGCACAACGACGACGAGTACAGCGGCAACAAGAAGAAGCCCAACCTGAACCCCAACCTGAACCCCAACCTGAACCCCAAACAGCTGATATAGATGAACCTCCACAGAATGTTGGATATCCTGGTGGTCCGGTTGATAGTTTTGTCCTTAGGACATTTGGCGATCATGTTGCGACTCGACTCTGGGATGGCGAGGTAATTTTCTCAatcaaattaagttaaattatattttttaacatttatgtttaacatatattttttgctTAAATAATTTCAGGATCGGGGAGAATTAAGGGTGTTCAGCAAtgggaaaaaattaaaagaagctgTTATTGAAGACGAAGAGGTTGAGCAACTGGTTAAAAGCTCGGGATTGTATTCGTTACTAAAATGCAGCTATGAAATGATCGACAAATGGATCATTTCTGCATTCGTAGAGAGGTGGCATCGTGACACAAGTAGCTTTCATCTCCCTAttggtgaaatgacgattactttggaCGACGTGTCATCTCTGTTGCATATTCCCATTACCGGTCCATTTTTCtgtgttaatgtatttaacaagGATGAAGGTGCAAATATATTGGCAGAGCTTCTTGGAGTTAGTCACGGTGTTGCTTATGCAGAATTTAATGTGATGCGGACAACCACGGTTAGGTATAGTTGGTTACTTGACGTATACCATCAGCGTTGGCAGATGGCTGCGAGAGCATATCTTTTGTTTTTGGTCGGTTGCACAGTCTTCAGTGATAAGAGTGCATACGCAGTTAGTGTTGCCTATCTTGAGTGCTTCCGCGACCTTAATTCTTGCGGGGGATATGCATGGGGTGCAACTGCTCTTCCTTATCTTTATGACAATCTTCGAGAAGCCAGCATGCATCAAACCAGAACTGTTTCTGGGTATCTGACACTTTTACAGGTAAACTGTATGATTGTTTattgtgtttataatttttattattaatgattctaaactaatgatatgttattatatatgtgcAGGCATGGGTCTATGAGCATTTTCCTACATTATGTAGAGATTGTTGTAGACTTTCTGCTAGTTATGTTGAAGACTATCCTAGAGCACTTAAATGGAAGCCTAAAAGggataagggtttggttcttcCATTTAGGAAAGCTCTTGATGAGATTGATGTTGATGAGGTCTGTTGGACACCATATGAGAACCATCGACTGAAGCGGCCTTTTGAAGATGTATCTTTATTTCGAGGGTGGAAACGTTGGGGTCCGAAGATGTATGCTCATATGCCAGACAGAGTATTGCGGCAATATGGTCATGTCTAAATCATTCTTGGCTCACCGTTAGAGGTAGTGGGTCAGACGACCACACCAGATGAAATGAACATTATGTTTACGCAATATGCTGTGCATGTAGTGGATGCTGGTGCAGTTGTGCAGGGACATGTAGTCTGCTCGAATGATTATATGGACTGGTTTCACAGAATTTCTCATCCATACATCATTCGTAGAGGACCAGTCCATGAAGCTGATGCAGAGCCTACTGATCATGCCACTCATGCAGCTGATGGCAGCGATCCTGCTGATGACACAATTGACATAACtgtatattgatattattatttttttttgtattattgatatttatttttaattaatttaatttattattcatatttattttattttatttttttattacagcGTCGAGCAATACAAATTGCTGAAGAGCTGATTGGCCGACAACTGATATTACCTAATGGCATGCCACTCATTAATGAGTTAATTTTGATGCTGCGAAGTCAGAGGGGTGGTGGTAGAGATTGGACGAACACAATACCATATCGTAGAAGAAATAGAAGGACTTAGGatttatttataatgttttGGAACATGGTATTTTTGTAATTGATATGTAATATTTGGGTACTTTTAGGTATTTTGGATACTTTAGTTTTGGATATTATGGGTACTTTCGAATCTGatatattttggatattttagttTTGNNNNNNNNNNNNNNNNNNNNNNNNNNNNNNNNNNNNNNNNNNNNNNNNNNNNNNNNNNNNNNNNNNNNNNNNNNNNNNNNNNNNNNNNNNNNNNNNNNNNNNNNNNNNNNNNNNNNNNNNNNNNNNNNNNNNNNNNNNNNNNNNNNNNNNNNNNNNNNNNNNNNNNNNNNNNNNNNNNNNNNNNNNNNNNNNNNNNNNNNNNNNNNNNNNNNNNNNNNNNNNNNNNNNNNNNNNNNNNNNNNNNNNNNNNNNNNNNNNNNNNNNNNNNNNNNNNNNNNNNNNNNNNNNNNNNNNNNNNNtaatttattaaaaatgacattaaagGTTAACAAATGCATAAAATGGGAATAACTATCTAAGTGAAAAATTAAATACCTGCACAAAGTGACAGTTATTAACAAATGCAATAATTATCATACGATGATCTGAAATAGGTGTTGGTGGTGGACTTCTAAGTGGAAAAAATGTTTCTGATTGGTTAAGTGATAATGCGACGAAAACCAAGTTAAATTTCGAAGCAATCACATATCCCATTTCTGGAAGTGTCATCCAATTATCCAAAGTTGCAACATGTTCAACATATACATTGCGTATAAGTTGTTGAACAAAAATTTGTCCACCATATATTATCTCGTAATGAGACATGACTTCTTGAAGCTCTACCACACACTCTTGACGAATGAATGCCCAAAAGTTCTCACCCATTCCAAGTAAAGCTGCAACTGCACGATATCCACAATTACCATCCTCACCCACGTCAATAATGTCATCTATGAATTTGTGAATTTCAACCGGCAACCATTCCTTGAAGATAAGAACTCTCGGTTGTTGAACTTTGCTGACTGATGGTCGAGGTGTGAGCTTTGTTACTGATGGTCGAGGTTGTTGTACTTTATTAGAAGTTACAGTACTACATGCTTTTGTGCCACTGCATCGAACACTTGCATCCACATATTCCCACCAAGATGGATCACGCTTGgttgatttatctctttttgatATCTTACTTTTGCCTTTTTTCGGTGCACCCTTTGTTTTAACCTTGTCAACAGGTGGACACATCGACGTAGTCGATGGATACACAATCTCACGTAATTTACCTTTCAGTGCAATTTTTCCAGGTACATCAAGTTCATCAAACTTTTTCACTATCACTTCTATTTCATGTTTCACAGATAATTCTGAAGGTTTACCCGATCCATCATCATGAAAAGTTAATTTAGTCCACCAAACATGAATAACATCTAATGGAATAGAACGGGGGATCATACTATACCTGGCTAtctcacatgcacaaggtagacCATGTGTTCTCCTAATTGTGCAGCGACATTCAGACTTATCTATACCTACATACTTCACGCGATCAAACTCTGCAGCAATGTGGTCTATTGCATTTTTTGACACAACACCACGCAAATTGGCATACAATCTGTTAATATGTTGATGGACCTTCTGAATTATGCTCTTTTCAAATGAtgattgtaagacccataattttaaagtacacttttatgtattttggattttggctcagaggctttttagccaaagttaataatattttggagtttatatgatcaagaagttattttgatgccgtttagatttactcatcgataaataaattaaaataactgcggtgaatcttttacgaagaatttaatgcgttacgggaaATCTTTCCTTGTGAGGAATTAACCACTAGTCATGTACATAATCATTAAAGATAGAAGAGCTACTACAAATTCCTTCAAAGTTAGCCAAATTCATGTAGTACTGAGTCTCATCATAACTGTAAACAAGAGCCTCCCATGCCTCCATTATTTGCACCTGCTTCTTTTTTGGAAAAACAGTCATCTTGCACTTTGCTTTCACATTTTTGCATACATGAAACAGACATAATAAATTGACTGCCTTTGGAAAAACACATTCAACAGCGTTCATTAaagcaagatctctatcagtaACAATTACTTCAACTTCACCACCTGTAATCTGTTCTTTCAACATTTGTAGTGCCCATGTAAAATTATCAACACGCTCAGACTGTAGATACGCAAATCCAAcacaaaatgtcatttctgtagatgtaacaccaataatttcaagtaacgGCATCCGATACCTAcaggtttaagttagatgagaattaagaatggggaatctcttaatgtctcgtttacttatgtgtgctttggtaaatcgtgctgacccgggatgggtggcaccttggtaaacggtacgggtccgtgataggcagtacgtttacgatttacgtttggtaagttgtgctgacccgggataggtggcacctcggtaaacagtactgacccgtgataggtggtacgtttacgacttacgttcctgagggaattgtgtttgtccgtgagagactgcacaggggtttgtccgtgagagactacgccctggtttaagttagatgagaattaagaacggggaatctcttaatgtctcgtttacttatgtgtgttttggtaaatcgtgctgacccgcgataggtggcaccttggtaaacggtacgggtccgtgatagacagtacgtttacgatttacgtttggtaagttgtgctgacccgggataggtggcacctcggtaaacagtactgacccgtgataggtggtacgtttacgacttacgttcctgagggaattgtgtttgtccgtgagagactgcacaggtgtttgtccgtgagagactacaccctgttaaattgtgaattgttggttcatttggtatgtgtagtaattgtgttataagtgttatgttttggaatttggtgataacatgttggattgcaataccattttgaatcccatgatgttgtattaattgtgttataaatgttaagtgttatgttttggaatttggtgataacatgttggattgctataccattttgaaacccatgatgttgtattaattgtgttataaatgttaagtgttatgttttggaatttggtgataacatgttggattgctataccattttgaaacccatgatgttgtattaattgtgttataaatgttaagtgttatgttttggaatttggtgataacatgttggattgctataccattttgaaacccatgatgttgtattaattgtgttataaatgttaagtgttatgttttggaatttggtgataacatgttggattgcaataccattttgaatcccatgatgttgtattaattgtgttataaatgttaagtgttatgttttggaatttggtgataacatgttggattgctataccattttgaaacccatgatgttgtattaattgtgttataaatgttaagtgttatgttttggaatttggtgataacatgtt
Protein-coding sequences here:
- the LOC101501738 gene encoding uncharacterized protein gives rise to the protein MDDHRNTTPNAIGLCLLPQELIQNIFLSLVLPEIIRLKLVNKSFSTIISDHTFVRQCNSLSTSTTWLFVYKKRWLRDAVLHAFTDRSSDRWFRIPIAELLKPVDFHGEDLYFLAASANVFLFASNNVREVVAVNLVAVTVKRIPPSPLGPRGTSSWRRSGMKLVTDPSGSGHFRFYFAEFVGNRPVLFVYDSITDTWKSTEAEEKGGDGVLPRGGVHVFLSVVHGPRESVLVASMPECDAPVVLRPRFNDAGGLTVGFNWGNMIDRLHVYGDGYTMIVKSEGDIGNRRSVRVLKGVELWGLSLDGRKWEFVSSVPGDVMRVIEKPYGVMMGCLEEKNGIIRAALVSNCEGFWDMLLLSFDTKSNRWNWMPLPDCKMKGWNLAGISFSAGLTLP
- the LOC101504211 gene encoding uncharacterized protein, giving the protein MPLLEIIGVTSTEMTFCVGFAYLQSERVDNFTWALQMLKEQITGGEVEVIVTDRDLALMNAVECVFPKAVNLLCLFHVCKNVKAKCKMTVFPKKKQVQIMEAWEALVYSYDETQYYMNLANFEGICSSSSIFNDYSIIQKVHQHINRLYANLRGVVSKNAIDHIAAEFDRVKYVGIDKSECRCTIRRTHGLPCACEIARYSMIPRSIPLDVIHVWWTKLTFHDDGSGKPSELSVKHEIEVIVKKFDELDVPGKIALKGKLREIVYPSTTSMCPPVDKVKTKGAPKKGKSKISKRDKSTKRDPSWWEYVDASVRCSGTKACSTVTSNKVQQPRPSVTKLTPRPSVSKVQQPRVLIFKEWLPVEIHKFIDDIIDVGEDGNCGYRAVAALLGMGENFWAFIRQECVVELQEVMSHYEIIYGGQIFVQQLIRNVYVEHVATLDNWMTLPEMGYVIASKFNLVFVALSLNQSETFFPLRSPPPTPISDHRMIIIAFVNNCHFVQVFNFSLR